ttaaaaccaaattaaaataaaaatgaatttaagttAAAATCCTGAATGTCGCTGAATACCAGCTACGTCAATCCGAAATCGagctaaaattttcaattttctaaaACCGTTTTCAACCTTTATTCTTCAACCCGTTGGGTTGGTTTTCAACCTTCTATGTGAAATTTTATTTCATCCGCTTAAGACATTTTGTCGGTGATTGTTCGATACGTGAATAACCTAATGCAAACCCTGACTCGCTATCTCTCACCCCTTTTTTTACAGTCTTGCTCTTGTTGTTGCTCTTCCTTTTCTTCCTCTAGTTATGCTTCTAGTAATGCTCCACTCCTCCAGTTCCCTGTAGCTAACTTTCCATTTTCCTTCCTCCACCCGCCATCCTTTCTCCAACCTTTCACCTATCTCACTCCTCTAATTATATAAACCTTTACCTTTACCATTTCTTTTGACATCTCTTACCCACTCCATTTCCTTCGTTAAATTTCTAGATTCTGTTCATCTTTGCTTGCTCTCTTTCTCTTCCTTTTTCTATCTCTCTTTCTTGATTTCCTGATTCTTCACCCGCTATCTCCCTCTCTTCTCTTCTTCCTCCCTTTCTTTTTCTCCTTCTCTTTTACTTACTCACCTTCTTTTACTGACTCTTCCGTCCTCCCTTTACGCACCCTTTATTCGCTCTTTATCTTCTCCTTTCTGCCTCTTTTTGCTCCTCCTACCACTTCTATCCTATTCCCTTTCTTCAATGCTCGTTAGAACAGTATAGTATCTTAATGGCGGTACGTAGTATGTAAGAAATATTCTCTCACTACTAACTCACCACCTAATGCTAATGCTCTGCGAATGCCAGTGCGAATTCCACAGCACAGGCTCTAACACCATAAGCTCTTCTCCCTACAGATCTTTTAATAATCAGTCAAGCGTTATCCATAATACTTCTAACCTGCTTCTGCTATTTACAGATAACGGTACTGTTTCACGCGGCTGTTTTTTGAATACCACAGAGTGCAAACAGGAAACCTGTGTCACTTGTGATACCGACAattgcaacaataacaacatatgTAAAACCTGTGACTCATCAAACGATCCGAAATGTGCGCAAACCGAAGCAACGGATGTTAAAAATGCGATTTGCGCCAAGGCCGACACCAAATGTATGATCAGCGTTTTAGAGAGTAAAACTGAGAGAGGCTGCGTCACGGATGACTTTGCAAAGAAGTGTACAGatgataaaaaatgtaaaatgtgTGGCGGTAGTATTTGCAATGTTGGCGTATTCCCAACAGATCGTCTATATTGTCATCAATGTAAGGAAACAGATTCAAACTGCAGCAGCGCTACTACAACGAATGCAGCGCTCTCATGCCTGTTACACGTAGAGAATGACAAATGTTATATGTATGGTAGTGATGCAGAGCATATAACACGTGGTTGCACTTCGGATCCAGGTCCAACGAATAAATGCGCGAAATTGGATGATACTAACTGCAGAGCTTGCGATACAAATAATTGTAATGATTGGAGTTATAAGATTGATCAACCCCTGCGGTGTATCGCATGCATCAGCAAAGATAATGCCAAATGCGCTTGGGGACAATCGGCAAGTAATGCCAAAAGTTGTGAGAAGAAAATCGTATACTCAGCTGAACCGAAATGTTATACGCGTACTGATGAGAATGAGGTGGTGACGCGTGGCTGTTTCTATGATCTAGATGAAGCAAGTCAAACGGCTTGTGCGGACGGTAAAAATTGCACTGTGTGCACAAATTCGAATGGTTGCAATAATGTCGATGCTAAGAACTTTACTTGTATCCAATGCCGTAGCGACAATTACGCAGGTTGTCTGAATGAGAGTAAAGGTATGGACGGTGGAAAATGCAGACATGTGGTGGAATCAGATGCGGACGCTAAATGCTTTGCTGGAGTTTGGAGTGAGTATTTTTGCTAATTGAGTGATTGATACTAATTTAGGGGTCTGAAAGTTAGTTGTTGTTCATTGATTGCTGTTTTGCTCAAACCAATTAGTTTGGCCTATAAACTCTTTGCACCTATTTTAGAGCAATTAGACATTTCTTTTAGGCCAGCTAACACAAATTTGATTGCACACGAATGTCCGTTTCGTTGCAGCTTGAAATGTGCTAGCTGAGTTTGGGAGATTGATGGGCAGTACCACCTGGTCCGAGAAAAACCCGGCTCCTACACTACAGTCCATTTTGGCCCATCTAAATAGAGTGATACTACATCATCTTTGCAGGATTAGTCGAAATTTGTCTATGAATGAATTGAAACGGACCTCAAAGTTTCAGCTAAAATTCAGGGAAGACCGGAGGTAGCCTGATGTTGTGTCCTATCACGGAAGCCCGTTCAAGGTACCACTTTTCGTTCCTGCGCTCAGACTCCTTAAGTCTTAAGGCTGATCTTGTTGCAGTGACAAAATATGAAGGCTTGGCCGCTACTCAGCAAAGCCGATCAGTTGTTTTAGATATTTGATTGCTTATATAGGGCATGCTACCATACTATCGCACAGTACATTATATGGGACTTAAGACAACTATGTATAGGCACATCGTTATCTTTGGTTTCATACCCAGCTTTTTTCAATGATGCAGTTAAAGGTAGTGGATATTGTAGTACTTTTGTTTTAATACTGAGTGAAGCCCATTTTTGGCAATCAAGGCGGGTACCTTCCGAAGTACCGCTCGGGTTGCTATTACCGAACCCATGGAAGCTTCTGTTCTCCAACATGGATTGCGGCCATCCGAGTTAGTGCCAGTTTACTCCAACCTTATGGAGGCCAAGGTGTGTTGCAACTGTACCTTTTAGTTCTTGAAAGGCAATTTTGGtagattttcttttaatttacgcGAGCTGTACATTTGAGGGAGATCGACCTCTTATTATTGATCGTCTGTAGAAATTCAAAATCCGTTGCAGAGTCTTCAGTCTGAAGAGTCTGAGTTCGCCTTTCTTGTTTTGGAATATTGCCTTAATTCTCCCCTTTCTAGCCAGAGGACCATTTTACGGCCTAGTTTCTGCCGCACAACCAGGGTTATACCACCTGGCGATTTTTTAGGGAAGAAGATGGTACATTTTTGATGATTACCTTTGGTTGCAGTCAAGGAAAGGTTTTTAATAGGATGTAAAAGGGGCCCTTCGATGAGTACGTCCACCTTGCTCGCAACGTAGTCATTTGCGTGTTCTTAGCAGATGATCTTGCTCAACCTTGCGGCCTAATTGGAATGCTCATTAAAAAGCAGAAGGACTTTTAAAAGTCGGACTTGCCCTTGCTGCTTTCTTGTAGCTCTTTAGACTAGTCATGAATGTATTTCTCGCTATTAGACTAAACTCCCAGTTCCATTAAGTAGAGAATTTTGCATATAAAATTGCAAGCGCATACTTCATTTTGTCTACTGCACCATCGAGCTCTTGAGAGCAGGTGGTGTCAGTTTGGGACTCCCTTAATTTTACCGATTTGACTGTCCCATTTGATTCTTCTCAGGTTCCTTTCGCGGAGAGCGCGGTGGTCTTCATACCCCAAGTCGAAGAAGATCAAGTAGTGGTTTCTTAGCAATGTTCTGTCAGAAACCCTTCAGTTTGGCACCACTTCTGAACCATTTTTTGTGGATAGAGTAAGGTCGAGGACTTCCCTTCAGCCGTGGAACAGGTATAAAGTTAGGAAAATTAATGCTGGTATAGTTGGCAGGGACAAGTCTAGGAATATTGGCTCTCTCTTGGTGCTACTACCAATCGCCTGGAttcttaagcgccaattaatgatggcAATTTTATTTTGATGCCCCTATTAAACTTTCTTTTACAGATGATGGTTTGGTTATACGTGGTTGCTTCATTGACTTGGAAGTCAGAGATCAATATACTTGCAATAATACTAACAACGAGTTGTGCTATGTCTGTGATGGCGCAAATTGTAACACTAAAAATCTAAATAATGCAGCAAGAAATTTGATCTTAACAAATGGACTACTAGTTTTCGGCCTTTTCATCTTGTGGCGTCTTAAATAAGGGAACtggtttaatttttatttttttaattaaattaattgcaGTTAGATATAGATTTTTAACTTCGCACAGTTTCAAGCAAAGACCCAACTTCTTGAAAATTTCAAGATTTAGTCAAAAAAACAAACTATACCTGGAAATGTTCGGAAACGGGAAGGGTTTTTGTTTTTGGTGAATCGAACTTGTGAGGTCGAACAAGTCGAAGAAAAGACAAAAGAACACAAAACTATTTTCACAATCAAGAATTttattagaaatctaattgaaaccgtatatttattttaaaaagttcttaTAATAAAAGTGTAAATAAACAATACTTTATACAACATTAAAAATGTGTGTGATCTAAATTTGTGTTTATATTTATACGGTATTACTTACTACTAGTTAAATGAAGCAGGAAAGTTTCTTAGTTTATGACAAAAGTTTCAGGCATATAAAACTGCCAATCCCCAGCCAGAGACTAGCTAAAGGACTACCTTGAGTAGCAACCGATGGCGCTAAAAGATTATTACAATTCTTTTCATGACACAAAATGCATTGTTTTACTTTGATCTGGCAATACCTTAAACCAGCATCGGTAAGTTCCGAAATGCAGCCGCGTGTTGTGATATTGGTAtcagctaaaataaaaaaaaacatcagaattcattaaatatgttttttttttggttttgaataaAATTGATAGTTGAATAAAAATACCCCATAAAGCAAATACAATTTTCAAAACATATTTTCGTCGTGGTGGCAAtgtttttttcagaattttaaaaattgtatctctgataacttaagggctaattaaacttccttaaccctaacaccatagtcgtaaccatacccatctccatgtgatcgattaatggtgccttaacctaaaaatcgtgaaaatttcataaaaatgaagtaaacgcaataaattacaaacatacatattccacaaaaaataagtccctTAGGCATAACGTATCCAAAGCAATGAATAAAATctgcaaaaagttattaaattcaccaactcaaatatttttaggttatggatttggcgagaaaccaaaaaccaattggttggctatggtatgtttATGGGGTTAGCgctatggcaccattaatcgattacactgATTTCCATAagattcgatcagctgttttatctggttatggttttatggttataaatcaccattaattggccctctACACAGTTTATATCACATACTTCAAAGTGGAATTACGAACATACTTAGCAACAAAGACGTGATGTTGTGGCCATTTCATATGATATAACTTCAATTGACTTtctggccatttgaagtggtcataaggtcaattgatattatgaccgttgaccttgtgtcagcCCTCTATGGATACCATGGCAGTATCTAGAGGACTACAGTAGAAAGCAAATAAATCGCCAAGGATGAGATTGACAATGCCGACAAACTTTCTATAAGCTGAATTTGGCAGTCAGGTGGAAATACATACTTGCAGACTGACAAAATTTTCTCAGGTGATTAAAGCCTCCCCACAgaaattcaaaataattttagaaCTTATTTGCGATATATTTAGTGAGACCATGTGAAGCCAGGATGCATTTCGAGATACATATCAGTTTAGAAAAAGGGAGCAGTGACCATCTTTGTAGAGGCAAACCTTCCTTAAGATTGGATAATCTCACCACCCATTACTGTAAATCACGTTCTGGCAAATACAAAACTCAACATAAGGGGTGCAAAGGTTATGACATACTTTGCCTATATTGCAAACCTGGTTTCCCTGGGACCCCTCCATTTCGTTATGAGGAAATCATGGAAAAAAAGCTCACAAAACTAAGCTGAGGACCACAGGAATTAAGGAAAAATCTAGTGGTGACAGATTTTCTTACCCTTATAGAGCGTATAGCATCCATTTGGTTTATCCACCATTGCCGGACAATTGATCGGCTTTCCCGGCCCCATCGAGCATTCTGTATCCGTCGTGCTTGCACAAGAGTAACATGTTAAAATTTGCTGTAGCGATGTATTAGCCATAGTTGGTGCTGAATTTGTTGTAGTTATACCTTCATCACATTCTGAGTTTTGTGTTACACTGCCATTGAGATGCCCTCCCGCTTTATCACCCACAAGCTCTGGCTTATCACTGTTATATGTAACTTTAGCTTCGCTTCCACTAATGGAATTCGGTTCCATATTTCCTGTCGATAtctcctttttatttttgtctAAGACTTCTTTATCCTGAGAGTCAATTGTATTTTGTTGGGCCATAGGGACGGCATTGTGCCCTTCATTCGCTGATTCATTTACTTCTACTGGTTTGGATAATTTGTTTACAACTTCCTCTTCTTTCCCATCACCCAGAGCTGGTGCATCAGCAGGATAGTCTGGTGAGCCTTGCTCTACATCCACAGCTACTACTGTTGGAATCGATTCTATCTCCTCAAATTCCTCGCCAGTACTAGGTGCTAAAGGCCCTGTATTTCCATTTACACTAGCAACTTCTTCTGCACTATCTTTCACAGGGTCTTTATCTTCTTGAGCTGGTTTCTCTTCTGCTGTAGCCTCTTCCGTTTTATTCTGCTCTGCGTTTTGTGCTAAATCTTCAACTTCATCCACTTTTGGTTGACTTTCTTCTGTTACTGTGTTAACATTTGTATCTGCTTCCCCTTGTTTTGACTTTTGCTCTGATTCCGGCGGCTGCGAATCACTCAAATTCTCTGTGGATGTTTCTTTACGATCAGCACTTGGTTCTTCATTAATTTCATTTGTTTCAATCGTCACTGTTTCAGGTTGACTTTGCTCTGTGGTAATCCCAATCATATCCGCTTCGGTTCCACCAACTTCTGCTTCTGCTGTGTCTGCAGCTATTGTAACCATCTGTAAAGCTAATGGTACCTGTAGTACAGTCGTTACGGTGGTATACTTTGATGCCGGAAATTGACTATGCGGATTGTTGGCATTCAGTATACACATATTGTCAGTCTCACCATCAGTGACTTTAaaagaatataaaacaaaatataaaaatgaaaagtaGTTATGGAACCGTTAAAAAGCTTTCTTCTTAAGGGGAAAATTATGTAAAACGCAACGCGAGGCTACTAGTCATTTTTTTCGTATGATTCAAAATTCGTATGAACGAGCATTCAATCACCGTAAACCTAATTGGATTTGTGAAATTTTTACTAGTCTCACGGCGTGATACAAAATTTGGCCCTTAAGCTAAATCTTCACTCACATATAGCAAGCTCGCAAGAACTTTCTTTGCATTGAATTATATTATCCAATGTTATATCCTCCATGTTTTCACATTTGGGTAAAGTCGATCGACCGCATTCCGCACACAACACTGAAACATTTTGCGCACAAATTTAAAacgttgtaaaaatttaaaataaaacaagtaaggtaggctaagttcgggtgtaaccgaacattacatactcagctgagagttttggagacaaaataagggaaaatcactatgtgagaaaatgaacctagggtaaccctggaatgtgtctgtatgacatgggtatcaaatgaaaggtgttagtgagtattttaaaagggagtgggccttagttctataggtggacgtcttttcgagatatcgccataaaggtgggccaggggtgactttataatgtgtttgtacgatatgggtatgaaatgaatggtgttaatgactattttaaaagggagtgggccttagttctataagtggacgcattttcgagatatcgccataaaggtgggcaaggggtgacgttagaatgtgtttgtacgatatgggcatgaaatgaatggtgttaatgagtattttaaaagggagtgtgccttagatctataggtggacgcattttcgagatatcgccataaaggtggaccagtgctgactctagaatgtgtttgtacatctttgatttgatgcccatatcaaagatattaatgagtgttttaaaagcgagtgccccttagttgtatatgtgaaggcgttttcgagatatcgaccaaaatgtggaccagggtgcccagaacaccatctgtcgggtaccgctaatttatttatatatgtaataccacgaacagtattcttgccaagattccaagggcttttaattttgccctgcataattttttcattttcttctacttaatatgggtaG
The DNA window shown above is from Eurosta solidaginis isolate ZX-2024a chromosome 2, ASM4086904v1, whole genome shotgun sequence and carries:
- the LOC137241183 gene encoding G surface protein, allelic form 168-like, giving the protein MLAHKFKWFIAFTVTFMLIDCIYADVSSCIKCAGTEDCLRNVPTDGEKCADGAKSCYTKINDNGTVSRGCFLNTTECKQETCVTCDTDNCNNNNICKTCDSSNDPKCAQTEATDVKNAICAKADTKCMISVLESKTERGCVTDDFAKKCTDDKKCKMCGGSICNVGVFPTDRLYCHQCKETDSNCSSATTTNAALSCLLHVENDKCYMYGSDAEHITRGCTSDPGPTNKCAKLDDTNCRACDTNNCNDWSYKIDQPLRCIACISKDNAKCAWGQSASNAKSCEKKIVYSAEPKCYTRTDENEVVTRGCFYDLDEASQTACADGKNCTVCTNSNGCNNVDAKNFTCIQCRSDNYAGCLNESKGMDGGKCRHVVESDADAKCFAGVWNDGLVIRGCFIDLEVRDQYTCNNTNNELCYVCDGANCNTKNLNNAARNLILTNGLLVFGLFILWRLK
- the LOC137241182 gene encoding retinitis pigmentosa 1-like 1 protein; translated protein: MIFSTRADEQENVLCAECGRSTLPKCENMEDITLDNIIQCKESSCELAIFTDGETDNMCILNANNPHSQFPASKYTTVTTVLQVPLALQMVTIAADTAEAEVGGTEADMIGITTEQSQPETVTIETNEINEEPSADRKETSTENLSDSQPPESEQKSKQGEADTNVNTVTEESQPKVDEVEDLAQNAEQNKTEEATAEEKPAQEDKDPVKDSAEEVASVNGNTGPLAPSTGEEFEEIESIPTVVAVDVEQGSPDYPADAPALGDGKEEEVVNKLSKPVEVNESANEGHNAVPMAQQNTIDSQDKEVLDKNKKEISTGNMEPNSISGSEAKVTYNSDKPELVGDKAGGHLNGSVTQNSECDEGITTTNSAPTMANTSLQQILTCYSCASTTDTECSMGPGKPINCPAMVDKPNGCYTLYKADTNITTRGCISELTDAGLRYCQIKVKQCILCHEKNCNNLLAPSVATQGSPLASLWLGIGSFICLKLLS